The proteins below come from a single Aptenodytes patagonicus chromosome 2, bAptPat1.pri.cur, whole genome shotgun sequence genomic window:
- the LOC143156699 gene encoding tRNA selenocysteine 1-associated protein 1-like isoform X3 yields the protein MGPQASFKGKDLMAKKRECLQAYSWWRTPQKKRKKKNKIKPGRIEFVPSSSSVRPDYSIFVGELTPEVDDFQLYDYFLKRYPSCIDCKIATDLLGYSRLKAEFQRYQSYNYNDYYQDYQNYYSQWGYDPYADYNYSSYAPYDSMQAVGDCSLGDAVMAPAVFEETSAMTEINDDLITEDPQLYLDVDEMNRQFMETSEELYDSLMNCHWQPLDTVTSDIPSAI from the exons ATGGGACCCCAGGCTTCTTTCAAGGGCAAG GACTTAATGGCGAAAAAAAGAGAATGTCTCCAGGCCTACAGCTGGTGGAGAACACCACAGAAGAaacggaagaaaaagaacaaaataaaaccaggaagAATTGAGTTTGTCCCTAGTAGTAGTTCAGTCAG acCGGATTATTCAATCTTTGTTGGGGAGCTTACTCCAGAAGTGGATGATTTCCAGCTCTATGACTATTTCCTAAAGAGGTACCCCTCATGTATTGACTGCAAAATAGCAACAGACCTGCTGGGATATTCCAG GCTGAAAGCAGAATTCCAGCGGTACCAGTCATACAACTATAATGATTATTACCAAGATTATCAGAACTACTACTCACAGTGGGGTTATGATCCTTATGCTGACTACAACTACAGCTCCTATGCTCCCTATGATAGCATGCAAGCTGTTGGAGACTGCTCTTTAGGAGATGCTGTTATGGCTCCAGCTGTTTTTGAG gaaacttCAGCTATGACTGAAATCAACGATGACCTAATAACTGAAG ATCCACAGCTTTACTTGGATGTTGATGAAATGAACAGACAATTTATGGAGACAAGTGAAGAACTCTATGATTCCCTCATGAATTGTCACTGGCAACCTCTGGATACGGTCACTTCTGACATCCCCTCTGCTATTTAA
- the LOC143156699 gene encoding tRNA selenocysteine 1-associated protein 1-like isoform X2, whose protein sequence is MASQDLMAKKRECLQAYSWWRTPQKKRKKKNKIKPGRIEFVPSSSSVRPDYSIFVGELTPEVDDFQLYDYFLKRYPSCIDCKIATDLLGYSRGYAFVRFGEQGDQMRALQDCQNAPGLGGKRIRLSIGISKRLKAEFQRYQSYNYNDYYQDYQNYYSQWGYDPYADYNYSSYAPYDSMQAVGDCSLGDAVMAPAVFEETSAMTEINDDLITEDPQLYLDVDEMNRQFMETSEELYDSLMNCHWQPLDTVTSDIPSAI, encoded by the exons ATGGCAAGCCAG GACTTAATGGCGAAAAAAAGAGAATGTCTCCAGGCCTACAGCTGGTGGAGAACACCACAGAAGAaacggaagaaaaagaacaaaataaaaccaggaagAATTGAGTTTGTCCCTAGTAGTAGTTCAGTCAG acCGGATTATTCAATCTTTGTTGGGGAGCTTACTCCAGAAGTGGATGATTTCCAGCTCTATGACTATTTCCTAAAGAGGTACCCCTCATGTATTGACTGCAAAATAGCAACAGACCTGCTGGGATATTCCAG AGGGTATGCCTTTGTCAGATTTGGTGAGCAAGGTGATCAGATGAGGGCACTGCAAGACTGCCAGAATGCACCAGGTCTGGGGGGAAAACGAATCCGGCTGAGCATAGGAATTTCTAAAAG GCTGAAAGCAGAATTCCAGCGGTACCAGTCATACAACTATAATGATTATTACCAAGATTATCAGAACTACTACTCACAGTGGGGTTATGATCCTTATGCTGACTACAACTACAGCTCCTATGCTCCCTATGATAGCATGCAAGCTGTTGGAGACTGCTCTTTAGGAGATGCTGTTATGGCTCCAGCTGTTTTTGAG gaaacttCAGCTATGACTGAAATCAACGATGACCTAATAACTGAAG ATCCACAGCTTTACTTGGATGTTGATGAAATGAACAGACAATTTATGGAGACAAGTGAAGAACTCTATGATTCCCTCATGAATTGTCACTGGCAACCTCTGGATACGGTCACTTCTGACATCCCCTCTGCTATTTAA
- the LOC143156698 gene encoding transmembrane protein 14C-like, whose amino-acid sequence MAVDWLGFGYAALVASGGLIGYAKAGSVPSLAAGLFFGSLAGLGAYQLSQNPNNVWISLITSGTLTAVMGTRFYNSGKFMPAGLIAGVSLLMVGRLALKMVEKPHDK is encoded by the exons ATGGCAGTGGACTGGCTCGGCTTTGGCTACGCTGCCCTGGTGGCATCAGGAGGGCTCATTGGCTATGCAAAAGCAG GTAGTGTCCCGTCACTAGCTGCTGGCCTTTTCTTTGGGAGTTTGGCTGGACTGGGTGCCTATCAGCTCTCACAGAATCCAAATAATGTTTGGATTTCTCTGA TTACATCTGGAACACTGACTGCCGTCATGGGAACAAGATTTTACAACTCTGGAAAATTTATGCCTGCAGGGCTAATTGCTGGTGTCAG TTTGCTAATGGTTGGAAGATTAGCACTGAAGATGGTGGAAAAGCCCCACGATAAGTAA
- the PAK1IP1 gene encoding p21-activated protein kinase-interacting protein 1, with product MELVAGCYEQVLFGFAARPAESWTVVPDFTHHAHSASLSAVAVNNRYVVTGSRDETIQIYDMKKKIEHGALLQHNGTITCLEFYGTAHLLSGAEDGLICIWNTKRWECLKSIKAHKGHVTSLSIHPSGKLALSVGTDKTLRTWNLVEGRSAFIKNLKQNAHIIKWSPDGERYVTVITNKVDIYKLDTASITGTITTEKRVSSLRFITDSILAIAGDDEIIRFYSCDSQKCLCEFKAHENRIKDIYSFEREGQHVIVTASSDGYIKMWNLDLNKIKDMPSLLCEVNTKARLTCLAVWLDQASEMKENSDKAATSSQANEDEKSSIVRKNKVCWTDKSDKTVKRKRKITPEKQKLEAPLQKKKKKWNSSA from the exons ATGGAGCTGGTAGCGGGCTGCTACGAGCAGGTCCTCTTCGGGTTTGCCGCGCGGCCCGCCGAG TCCTGGACGGTTGTGCCAGATTTTACACATCATGCCCACTCCGCCTCATTGTCAGCGGTAGCAGTGAATAACAGATATGTGGTCACTGGGAGCAGAGATGAGACAATCCAAATCTATGACATGAAAAAGAAGATAGAACATGGGGCACTGCTGCAGCACAATG GCACAATAACTTGTTTGGAGTTCTATGGCACTGCACATCTACTGAGTGGGGCTGAAGATGGACTAATTTGTATCTGGAACACAAAGAGATGGGAATGCCTGAAATCCATTAAGGCACATAA gGGGCATGTGACATCTCTTTCTATTCATCCTTCTGGGAAATTAGCTTTGTCAGTAGGAACAGATAAAACATTAAG AACTTGGAATCTTGTAGAAGGACGATCAGCCTTTATCAAGAACCTGAAGCAAA ATGCCCACATAATTAAATGGTCCCCTGATGGAGAGAGGTATGTGACCGTGATAACAAATAAAGTGGATATCTACAAACTTGACACAGCTTCAATCACTGGCACTATCACAACAGAGAAGAGAGTTTCTTCACTTAGATTTATTACA GATTCTATCCTTGCCATAGCCGGAGATGATGAAATTATAAGGTTCTACAGCTGTGACTCTCAAAAATGCCTGTGTGAATTTAAAGCTCATGAAAACAG aataaAAGATATCTATAGTTTTGAAAGAGAAGGACAACATGTTATTGTTACTGCATCCAGTGATGGTTACATTAAAATGTGGAATCTGGATCTTAATAAG ATTAAAGACATGCCGTCTTTATTGTGTGAAGTCAATACCAAAGCTAGGCTGACATGTCTTGCAGTATGGCTTGACCAagcttcagaaatgaaagaaaattctgaTAAAGCTGCAACATCATCTCAAG caaatgaagatgaaaaatcaTCAATAGTCAGGAAAAACAAAGTTTGTTGGACTGATAAAAGtgataaaacagtaaaaagaaagagaaaaattactcCAGAGAAGCAAAAATTGGAAGCTCcactgcaaaagaagaaaaagaaatggaatagcTCAGCATGA
- the LOC143156699 gene encoding tRNA selenocysteine 1-associated protein 1-like isoform X1: MGPQASFKGKDLMAKKRECLQAYSWWRTPQKKRKKKNKIKPGRIEFVPSSSSVRPDYSIFVGELTPEVDDFQLYDYFLKRYPSCIDCKIATDLLGYSRGYAFVRFGEQGDQMRALQDCQNAPGLGGKRIRLSIGISKRLKAEFQRYQSYNYNDYYQDYQNYYSQWGYDPYADYNYSSYAPYDSMQAVGDCSLGDAVMAPAVFEETSAMTEINDDLITEDPQLYLDVDEMNRQFMETSEELYDSLMNCHWQPLDTVTSDIPSAI, translated from the exons ATGGGACCCCAGGCTTCTTTCAAGGGCAAG GACTTAATGGCGAAAAAAAGAGAATGTCTCCAGGCCTACAGCTGGTGGAGAACACCACAGAAGAaacggaagaaaaagaacaaaataaaaccaggaagAATTGAGTTTGTCCCTAGTAGTAGTTCAGTCAG acCGGATTATTCAATCTTTGTTGGGGAGCTTACTCCAGAAGTGGATGATTTCCAGCTCTATGACTATTTCCTAAAGAGGTACCCCTCATGTATTGACTGCAAAATAGCAACAGACCTGCTGGGATATTCCAG AGGGTATGCCTTTGTCAGATTTGGTGAGCAAGGTGATCAGATGAGGGCACTGCAAGACTGCCAGAATGCACCAGGTCTGGGGGGAAAACGAATCCGGCTGAGCATAGGAATTTCTAAAAG GCTGAAAGCAGAATTCCAGCGGTACCAGTCATACAACTATAATGATTATTACCAAGATTATCAGAACTACTACTCACAGTGGGGTTATGATCCTTATGCTGACTACAACTACAGCTCCTATGCTCCCTATGATAGCATGCAAGCTGTTGGAGACTGCTCTTTAGGAGATGCTGTTATGGCTCCAGCTGTTTTTGAG gaaacttCAGCTATGACTGAAATCAACGATGACCTAATAACTGAAG ATCCACAGCTTTACTTGGATGTTGATGAAATGAACAGACAATTTATGGAGACAAGTGAAGAACTCTATGATTCCCTCATGAATTGTCACTGGCAACCTCTGGATACGGTCACTTCTGACATCCCCTCTGCTATTTAA